Genomic window (Sediminispirochaeta smaragdinae DSM 11293):
ATTCTTCCCACCTTAGCCGGACCGTTGATGCGATCCGTTTTATCAGGAAACAGGTACCCCAATAATATCCTGGCACTCCTGATAGGACGCATCAGACACGATCAGGACGATAAAAAAAAGGGAAAATGGAAAATAAGTTCCTACAGGGCCTCTTTTATCAAGGCTATTCTAAACAGAAATTATAATAAGGAGTTATCCGTGGCATTAGACAAAGAAAAAACAAGCGTACCTTACTGTCTGGGAAGACTGTTTGCGGTACTGGAAAAAATTCAGGAGGATTCCGCCGACGGCGAAATCAATACGACAATCAAGGACAGATATTTTTCATCTGCGTCAGCTACACCTAAGGTGGTATTTCCGACAATACTGAAACTCTCACAGAATCATCAGAAAAAATTGCGGACGAAAAGTCCAGGCAACATGATTAATAAAGAAAAACTTCTCGGTGAAATAATGGGTAATATCTCTGAATTCCCGGCAACACTGAAACTTGAGGACCAGGGAGAATTTGCTATCGGATATTATCATCAGCGTCAAAACTTTTTTACGAAAAAAGAGAATAAAGGAGATAACTAATGGAAGCAATAAAAAACAGGTATGAATTTGTATTATTATTCGATGTAGAAAATGGAAATCCCAATGGAGATCCCGACGCAGGGAATCTACCCAGAATTGATGCTGAAACGTCCAAAGGCATTGTTACAGATGTTTGCCTGAAACGAAAAATACGAAATTACATAGAAATCAAGCACGGTCACGAGGCAGGGTATCATATTTATGTAAAGGAAAAAGGAGTACTGAATGCTCAGCATGAACTGGCATATAAAGCATTGGGATTGAAACCTGAACCCAAAAAGCTCCCAAAAGATGAAGCAAAAGCCAGGGAACTTACGGAGTGGATGTGCACAAATTTCTTTGACATCAGGACTTTCGGCGCGGTAATGACTACTGAAATTAATTGCGGGCAGGTTAAGGGTCCTGTTCAGTTAAATCTTGCCAAAAGTATAGACCCGGTAATGCCAAGTGAGCTTTCTATAACACGAATGGCCGTAACCAAAGAAGCAGACAAGGAAAAAGAAAGAACTATAGGCAAGAAGACCCTAATCCCATACGGCTTGTATCGAGTGGAAGGATATATTTCCGCCCATTTTGCCGAGAGAACCGGATTTAACGAGACAGACCTTAACGAGTTATGGGATGCTTTTAAGAATATGTTCGATCATGACCGTTCAGCTTCAAGAGGAAAGATGAGTCCGCAAAAATTAATAGTCTTTAAACATGACAGCGCCCTTGGAAATGCTCCGGCACATAAATTATTCGATCTTGTTGATATAAAACGTATAGGTAACACCGACCAGCCACCGCGAAGCTTCCAGGATTATGAAGTCGTTATGAATGATAATCCTTTTAATGGTGTCACAATACAAACGCTGCTTGATTAAAATAAAGGAGTTGCCCTCAGAAGAGGGCAACTAAAATTACTATGTACACTGAAGACGATTTTATCCAGCTTTCAGCTATCCAGCATTATAGGTTTTGTAAGCGACAGTTTTATCTTGCTTATGTCGAGGAGATCTGGATCGAGAATTTTTTAACAGCGTCAGGACGCATCATGCATCAGCATGTTGATGATGTTCATAGAGAAAAAAGAAAAGGCCTATCTCAGGAATTTGGGCTTGCATTATGTTCTTATGAATTGGGCGTCAGCGGTAAGGCTGATGTTATAGAGTTTTATCATGATCAAGACGGCGAATTAGTAGAAATAATACCTGTTGAATACAAAAGGGGAATTGAAAAGGAAGATAATTGCGATGCCATGCAATTATGCGCACAGGCGATATGTCTTGAAGAAATGACTGGTTTATCAATTGAGCACGGATTTCTTTTTTACGGC
Coding sequences:
- the cas4 gene encoding CRISPR-associated protein Cas4, producing the protein MYTEDDFIQLSAIQHYRFCKRQFYLAYVEEIWIENFLTASGRIMHQHVDDVHREKRKGLSQEFGLALCSYELGVSGKADVIEFYHDQDGELVEIIPVEYKRGIEKEDNCDAMQLCAQAICLEEMTGLSIEHGFLFYGKERRRTEITFSQELREETKTAFLDIHSLYNEFSEPPKAIFNQNCKACSFFEYCKPKTVGKRKSAKSYFQKIIREVKP
- the cas7c gene encoding type I-C CRISPR-associated protein Cas7/Csd2, with amino-acid sequence MEAIKNRYEFVLLFDVENGNPNGDPDAGNLPRIDAETSKGIVTDVCLKRKIRNYIEIKHGHEAGYHIYVKEKGVLNAQHELAYKALGLKPEPKKLPKDEAKARELTEWMCTNFFDIRTFGAVMTTEINCGQVKGPVQLNLAKSIDPVMPSELSITRMAVTKEADKEKERTIGKKTLIPYGLYRVEGYISAHFAERTGFNETDLNELWDAFKNMFDHDRSASRGKMSPQKLIVFKHDSALGNAPAHKLFDLVDIKRIGNTDQPPRSFQDYEVVMNDNPFNGVTIQTLLD